The Methylomusa anaerophila genome has a segment encoding these proteins:
- a CDS encoding SGNH/GDSL hydrolase family protein, giving the protein MKRLLMALVLLAALLYAVEAIDWFGLNQFKPLLTINTVANEYILSWSRLPYPVYYEVEVFSAPPREDINGTGQIITKYRTLDTRLVIKQNFPFHTFWRVSAHSLFHHPLGRCSDTLKFEDHTGQELPTFDRIKPVPTIHYPYNLPASSQPMFTWTVVPGAVYYELELLSAFPENPNGIKPSRRHQLKITREVFTNGYNADLSWYEGNHLFWRVRALNNKGNPIGVFSDAAEVFIDHSLQMPLKPLLNQHQRKNVPPPLYPAYSWIPVQGAARHEVELLSQPPENPNGIDPSRYRLWSAEVAGAFDCYDEEPRIIPGRYYWRVRGIDNDGNPVGVYSDIAEFTVDLSRGNYAATFGDSITHGGGAISYSPADCDYSYQTYLYFPAVNLGKSGDTSETMLDRFDRDVLPFKPKFLLILGGTNSLRGGTPARQVIDELAAIRDNCLVNGIRPIFLTLPPINPTAIHEVFQEETVPDWQKEFAAVNQFIRAQQYYIELEPFFTDAGGELPDHFAIDGLHLDIEGKKLMAQIINANWSRVIR; this is encoded by the coding sequence TTGAAACGCCTGCTAATGGCCTTGGTATTACTTGCAGCTTTACTGTATGCGGTTGAGGCGATCGATTGGTTCGGTTTAAATCAATTTAAGCCGTTGCTTACTATAAATACCGTTGCCAACGAGTATATTTTGAGCTGGTCACGCCTACCGTATCCGGTTTACTACGAAGTGGAAGTCTTTAGCGCTCCTCCCAGGGAGGATATAAACGGGACAGGTCAGATTATAACCAAATACAGAACGTTAGACACCCGCCTTGTTATTAAACAAAATTTTCCTTTTCATACCTTTTGGCGGGTCTCAGCGCATAGTCTGTTTCATCATCCTCTCGGGCGCTGCTCCGACACGCTTAAGTTCGAAGATCACACCGGACAAGAACTGCCGACATTTGACAGAATAAAACCAGTGCCCACCATTCATTATCCTTACAATCTCCCGGCATCTTCCCAGCCCATGTTTACCTGGACAGTGGTTCCGGGAGCAGTCTATTATGAATTAGAACTATTAAGCGCATTTCCGGAAAACCCCAATGGAATAAAGCCGTCCAGGCGGCATCAATTAAAGATTACCCGGGAAGTATTTACTAACGGCTATAATGCTGATTTGAGCTGGTACGAAGGAAACCATTTATTCTGGCGAGTAAGAGCTCTCAATAATAAAGGCAACCCCATTGGAGTCTTTTCCGATGCGGCAGAAGTATTTATCGACCATTCCCTGCAAATGCCTCTAAAACCACTGCTAAACCAGCATCAAAGAAAAAACGTCCCGCCGCCGCTTTATCCTGCCTATTCCTGGATACCTGTTCAAGGAGCCGCGCGCCATGAAGTTGAGCTGCTGAGCCAGCCACCGGAAAACCCCAATGGCATTGATCCTTCACGCTACCGGCTATGGAGCGCTGAAGTCGCCGGCGCATTTGATTGTTATGATGAAGAGCCGCGCATTATCCCGGGAAGGTATTACTGGCGAGTCAGGGGAATTGATAATGACGGCAACCCCGTCGGGGTTTATTCCGACATCGCCGAATTTACTGTTGATCTCTCCCGGGGAAATTATGCGGCAACCTTTGGCGACAGCATCACGCATGGGGGAGGCGCCATTTCCTATTCCCCGGCCGATTGCGACTATAGTTACCAAACATATCTCTATTTTCCGGCCGTTAATTTAGGCAAAAGCGGTGATACTTCCGAGACCATGCTAGACCGTTTCGACCGGGATGTATTGCCGTTTAAACCAAAATTCCTGCTAATACTCGGCGGAACGAACAGTCTGCGCGGCGGTACTCCTGCCAGACAGGTGATCGATGAGCTGGCCGCGATTCGCGACAATTGTTTGGTCAACGGCATCAGGCCAATTTTCTTGACTTTGCCCCCGATCAACCCAACTGCCATCCATGAGGTTTTCCAGGAAGAGACAGTTCCCGACTGGCAGAAAGAATTTGCCGCGGTTAATCAATTCATCCGCGCCCAGCAATATTATATTGAGCTGGAACCGTTCTTCACGGATGCCGGCGGCGAACTGCCGGACCATTTTGCCATCGATGGCTTACACCTGGACATTGAGGGAAAAAAATTAATGGCCCAAATTATCAACGCAAACTGGAGCAGGGTTATCCGTTGA
- a CDS encoding sensor histidine kinase, producing the protein MYFEKTRADLITKEEHFESLQQVNRELNNFCHSVAHDLKGPLLSINQLAGFLIRDYADKLDSNGNKLTRYIQNKSAELIKITDYLLELARMSQKQMQMEAIQLEPLFREVYEELMRLQPERQVEFKLKQLPAIHGDLVMIKLLVRNILSNALKFTRDREPAIIEAAMEEAGNNYIISVKDNGAGFDMKDSARLFGIFERLHTNEEFEGHGVGLAICQKILQRHHGKAWLTGQVDKGATFSFSFPKDLSTQPAWSSLVVPDTVSSVS; encoded by the coding sequence GTGTATTTCGAAAAAACGAGAGCGGATTTAATTACTAAAGAAGAACATTTTGAAAGTCTCCAGCAAGTCAACCGGGAGCTGAACAACTTTTGTCATTCAGTGGCCCATGATCTCAAAGGCCCGTTGCTTTCGATCAACCAGCTTGCCGGCTTTCTTATCCGGGACTACGCAGATAAGCTTGATAGCAATGGGAATAAATTAACCCGGTATATTCAAAATAAATCAGCAGAACTCATTAAAATTACTGATTATTTACTTGAACTGGCCAGAATGTCCCAGAAACAGATGCAAATGGAAGCCATTCAATTGGAACCATTGTTTCGGGAAGTTTACGAAGAATTAATGAGACTTCAGCCGGAAAGGCAGGTGGAGTTTAAGTTGAAGCAGCTTCCTGCTATTCATGGCGACCTGGTAATGATAAAGCTGCTTGTACGCAACATTCTTTCCAATGCACTTAAATTTACCCGGGACCGGGAACCGGCAATTATTGAAGCCGCTATGGAAGAAGCCGGAAACAATTATATTATTTCCGTAAAAGACAACGGCGCCGGTTTTGATATGAAGGATTCTGCCAGGCTTTTTGGCATTTTTGAAAGACTCCATACCAATGAGGAATTTGAAGGACATGGTGTGGGACTTGCAATATGTCAAAAGATATTGCAAAGACACCATGGCAAAGCCTGGCTGACAGGACAGGTTGATAAGGGAGCCACTTTCTCTTTTAGCTTTCCCAAAGATCTATCAACACAGCCTGCCTGGTCTTCGCTTGTTGTACCCGATACGGTAAGCAGTGTTTCATAA